A window from uncultured Desulfobacter sp. encodes these proteins:
- a CDS encoding glycosyltransferase translates to MFQRILALSKYVDLRVCSPAPWFPLFAPKKTIVHENLKGLDISRPRFFYTPKIFKNNDAKYYARGLLPWVKNLSREWQPDILDAHFVWPDGVGVSLIAKALDIPYVITLRGKLFECMKEPSQRKQCAEALKKASAVISVSSDLAETAIKLGADPAKVVVIPNGVDTDNFYIKDKMACRKYLGLPEDKKILVTVGHLGHRKGHHEVIRALADLPEDVCLVLVGGPAQGGTHKTIMAEAQKSGVEKRVLLAGPKPYDQVARYFSAADASVLASYREGCPNAVLESLASGTPVIATDVGAVRDILPVPGAGYIVPRKQVALLKAGIEKTLSTKWDPESVLKESKVRSWKQVAFKVHHAFKELVSEQNT, encoded by the coding sequence GTGTTTCAACGAATTTTGGCGCTGTCAAAGTATGTTGATTTGAGGGTTTGTTCTCCGGCTCCCTGGTTTCCTTTGTTTGCACCTAAAAAAACAATTGTTCATGAAAATTTGAAGGGCCTTGACATTTCAAGGCCCCGTTTTTTCTATACCCCTAAAATTTTCAAAAACAATGATGCGAAATATTACGCCAGAGGACTTTTGCCCTGGGTGAAAAATCTAAGCAGAGAATGGCAACCCGATATATTGGACGCCCATTTTGTATGGCCGGACGGTGTCGGCGTATCCCTGATAGCAAAAGCTCTTGATATCCCCTATGTAATTACGCTGCGGGGGAAACTGTTTGAATGCATGAAGGAGCCGTCCCAGAGAAAACAATGTGCAGAAGCATTGAAGAAGGCATCTGCAGTAATAAGTGTCTCCAGTGATCTTGCTGAGACAGCAATAAAACTGGGGGCAGATCCTGCCAAGGTCGTTGTCATTCCCAATGGCGTGGATACCGATAATTTTTATATCAAGGATAAAATGGCTTGTAGAAAGTACCTTGGATTACCTGAAGATAAAAAGATATTAGTTACAGTGGGCCACCTTGGTCACCGTAAAGGCCACCATGAAGTAATCAGGGCGCTTGCCGATTTGCCCGAAGACGTTTGTTTAGTACTTGTCGGTGGCCCAGCTCAAGGAGGCACTCATAAGACCATCATGGCAGAAGCCCAAAAATCAGGGGTCGAAAAGCGGGTTCTTTTGGCTGGTCCTAAACCATATGATCAAGTAGCCAGGTATTTCAGTGCGGCGGATGCAAGTGTCTTAGCGTCCTATAGGGAAGGCTGTCCTAATGCCGTACTTGAGAGCTTGGCTAGCGGAACGCCGGTTATCGCGACAGATGTAGGAGCAGTGCGAGATATTTTGCCGGTCCCCGGTGCCGGTTACATCGTACCCCGGAAACAGGTCGCCCTCTTAAAAGCAGGGATTGAAAAAACTTTATCAACAAAATGGGATCCCGAATCAGTCCTTAAAGAAAGCAAAGTCCGATCATGGAAGCAGGTCGCGTTTAAAGTCCACCATGCATTTAAAGAACTTGTTTCAGAACAAAACACTTAG
- a CDS encoding glycosyltransferase: MKKYPEIVDEIRVCFFLSSLRPGGMERLVVHLTNGLQGKKIDVKIICLQNKGDLVDELSNAGKIVTAIKSYTSKDIRAIWAIRKQIKAFEPTVINIHDYSSLPYAVLANLLSYNIPLMFTAHGLLYEGFEALQKRYRFFAKFLSAFSAVSDAVGYRHRNYLDWKKNIRIIPNGVPEIKKDILLRKKIRNELGMGSHDILFLAVGNPRPEKGFEDLIEATVKLKSIIKGQARFKIALAGKFSDSEYCKMLLVAVETNEIKDCFVFLGFRNDTAALYNAADIFVLSSRSEGLPMVILEAMMAQLPVIATRVGGISAAVGQAALLVDPQSPNMLAIAMHKLMINPDKRDAVGKRGLELVRQKYSMEKMVNAYIQAYEDLVHTK, translated from the coding sequence GTGAAAAAATATCCTGAAATAGTTGATGAGATAAGAGTTTGCTTTTTTTTATCTAGTCTTAGACCTGGCGGAATGGAACGTTTAGTTGTTCACTTGACAAATGGACTGCAGGGAAAAAAAATTGATGTAAAGATAATTTGTCTGCAGAATAAAGGAGATTTGGTTGATGAACTTTCAAATGCTGGAAAAATTGTAACGGCGATAAAAAGTTATACCAGCAAAGATATCAGAGCTATTTGGGCGATAAGAAAACAAATTAAAGCTTTTGAGCCTACGGTTATCAATATTCATGATTATTCAAGCCTTCCATATGCTGTATTGGCGAACCTCTTGTCTTATAATATCCCATTGATGTTTACTGCACATGGCCTTTTGTATGAAGGGTTTGAAGCTTTGCAGAAAAGATACCGATTTTTTGCAAAATTTTTATCCGCTTTCTCAGCAGTATCTGATGCTGTAGGCTATCGACACCGTAACTATCTTGATTGGAAAAAAAATATTCGGATAATTCCCAATGGTGTGCCTGAAATTAAAAAGGATATTTTGCTCAGAAAGAAGATCCGTAATGAACTGGGGATGGGAAGCCATGACATCCTCTTCCTTGCAGTAGGAAATCCGAGGCCGGAAAAGGGATTCGAAGATCTAATAGAGGCAACTGTAAAATTAAAATCCATAATAAAAGGGCAAGCCCGGTTTAAAATCGCATTAGCAGGCAAATTTTCAGACTCTGAATATTGTAAAATGCTCTTGGTTGCGGTTGAAACTAACGAAATTAAAGACTGTTTTGTGTTTTTGGGATTTCGAAATGATACCGCAGCTCTATACAACGCTGCTGATATCTTCGTACTTTCGAGCAGAAGCGAAGGACTGCCGATGGTAATCCTGGAAGCTATGATGGCTCAACTTCCTGTGATTGCAACCCGAGTGGGGGGAATTTCGGCGGCAGTTGGACAGGCCGCTCTGCTTGTTGATCCTCAAAGCCCCAATATGCTGGCGATTGCAATGCATAAACTGATGATAAATCCAGATAAAAGAGACGCAGTTGGCAAACGAGGGTTGGAATTAGTTCGTCAAAAATACAGCATGGAAAAGATGGTGAACGCCTATATTCAAGCCTATGAAGATTTGGTACACACAAAGTGA